The following coding sequences are from one Melospiza melodia melodia isolate bMelMel2 chromosome 2, bMelMel2.pri, whole genome shotgun sequence window:
- the MRPL48 gene encoding large ribosomal subunit protein mL48 has translation MAAVPKVLCSEKGVLLRQVLALSRAATARENFLCAAGDALLAPHRSYRSRPTHGIGRFKYLLPKEVPKRRKEKVQMKEISAGTEYQYGDINIQMTSHDLCLVEHFAQYVHRLCNRLCIRVNESYAMPTRTNEVLLLEERGSKMQLDAVLTTHQRVVQIRGLSSTFAPILLEVIQSSQPEGVHLLMKQHTEADFKSRLKARPELEELLAEMS, from the exons ATGGCGGCGGTGCCAAAG gtgctgtgctcggAGAAAGGAGTGTTGCTCAGGCAGGTGTTGGCCCTCAGCAG AGCAGCAACAGCCAGAGAAAACTTTCTGTGTGCTGCAG GTGATGCACTCCTGGCTCCCCACAGATCCTACAGGTCCCGACCCACCCATGGGATTGGGAGGTTTAAGTACCTGCTCCCAAAGGAG gttccaaagaggagaaaggagaaggtGCAGATGAaggagatcagtgctggcactgaGTACCAGTATGGAGACATCAACATCCAGATGACTTCCCATGACCTGTGCCTGGTGGAGCACTTTGCTCAGTATGTGCACAGGCTCTGCAACCGCCTCTGCATCCGGGTCAATGAGAG ctaCGCCATGCCCACCAGAACCAACGAGGTGCTGCTCCTGGAGGAGAGGGGATCCAAAATGCAGCTGGATGCAGTCCTTACCACCCACCAGAGGGTTGTCCAG ATCCGCGGTTTGAGCTCCACGTTTGCTCCCATCCTGCTGGAGGTCATCCAGAGCAGCCAGCCTGAGGGGGTGCACCTGCTGATGAAACAG CACACGGAAGCCGATTTCAAGAGCCGGCTGAAGGCTCGAccagagctggaggagctgctggcagagatGTCCTGA
- the LOC134414940 gene encoding cytochrome c oxidase assembly factor 4 homolog, mitochondrial has translation MARPGHGWSGAAAAKRGSEEEEEGEDPLDARIARSGCLEQHRQLQECMAERRDWRHCQEQVRAFGACMARRQQQRQRGTDPAPAQPPD, from the coding sequence ATGGCGAGGCCGGGGCACGGCTggagcggcgcggcggcggcaaAGCGGGGCtcggaggaggaagaggagggcgaGGACCCGCTGGACGCCAGGATCGCGCGGAGCGGCTGCCTGGagcagcaccggcagctgcaggagTGCATGGCCGAGCGGCGGGACTGGCGGCACTGCCAGGAGCAGGTCCGCGCCTTCGGAGCCTGCATGgcccggcggcagcagcagcggcagcgcggCACGGACccggccccggcccagcccccggACTGA